In one Candidatus Bathyarchaeota archaeon genomic region, the following are encoded:
- a CDS encoding glycosyltransferase family 2 protein produces MVQGYSESVSISVQASRDAVSFDEVTVVIPTLNEEKAVGKVIEELTLEGFHNILVVDGYSSDGTVEVAKVNGTQIIYQHGSGKTGALKTAIEYVQTPYLLVMDSDFTYDSRDIQRLLNHGRSYAQVIGARSRSNISLLHRFGNWVITRTFNLLFGAGISDVCSGMYLLETEVAKELELKSGGFLTEVEIASQIAAEHNVTEVPINYRQRIGQGKLTAWNGFGILFAVLRMAWKYNPVLLFSMFSALAGLPAFAILGWVAFEQLVVGFWHSGWALMSVMLLLFASQAVAVATMSILIKRTEQRISRRITQNALIER; encoded by the coding sequence ATGGTGCAAGGCTACTCTGAGTCCGTTTCTATTTCCGTTCAGGCTTCAAGGGATGCTGTTTCCTTTGATGAAGTTACTGTTGTGATTCCTACCCTTAACGAGGAAAAGGCTGTTGGCAAAGTCATTGAAGAGCTAACCCTTGAAGGTTTTCACAATATCTTGGTTGTCGATGGCTATTCTAGTGATGGAACCGTTGAAGTTGCTAAGGTTAATGGGACGCAAATCATCTATCAGCATGGTTCCGGCAAAACAGGTGCATTAAAAACTGCAATAGAGTACGTTCAAACTCCTTATTTGCTTGTCATGGATAGTGACTTTACCTATGATTCTCGGGATATTCAACGACTTCTTAATCATGGGCGCAGTTACGCTCAAGTTATCGGTGCAAGAAGTCGCTCAAACATTAGTTTGTTGCACAGGTTTGGTAATTGGGTTATCACACGTACTTTTAACTTGTTGTTTGGTGCTGGTATATCAGACGTTTGTTCAGGAATGTATTTGCTTGAAACTGAAGTTGCAAAGGAGCTTGAGCTTAAATCAGGTGGTTTTCTGACAGAAGTTGAAATTGCCTCACAAATAGCCGCTGAACACAATGTGACAGAAGTTCCAATCAATTATAGGCAACGTATTGGTCAAGGAAAGCTTACAGCTTGGAATGGCTTTGGTATTCTTTTTGCTGTTTTGCGTATGGCGTGGAAATACAATCCAGTGTTATTGTTTTCAATGTTTTCTGCCTTAGCGGGTCTTCCCGCTTTTGCAATATTGGGTTGGGTTGCCTTTGAACAGTTAGTTGTCGGATTTTGGCATAGCGGTTGGGCTCTGATGAGCGTGATGCTGTTGCTATTTGCTTCACAGGCTGTTGCTGTTGCCACAATGTCTATTCTGATTAAGAGAACAGAGCAAAGAATATCTAGACGAATCACTCAAAATGCTCTGATTGAAAGATAA
- a CDS encoding nucleotide sugar dehydrogenase, which yields MSKVCVIGLGKIGLPLALLLAKANNRVMGVDSNTVMLANISNSNLGWLTSGNEKELLTQLLGKSFFVTSNLSAALSDSETIFIAIGTGVGPDGVPELSNLEKLFAKISVDSHNVRGRLFVLKSTLPIGTTRRIAHALEESTGLKCGEDFFMAFCPERVLGDRAIEEMASLPKIIGGLDKESSIRAASIYSTIGGKIIVLSSPERAEMVKLLDNSYRQTLFAFANDFALLAELYGINAYEVIKAANDSYPRNNIPFPSGGVSGYCLTKDPLYLEASFKKISLHRGFPSVWFFARKSNDYMTIHMIDLLKKKLDLVGKKLTDSKILVCGITYKENTDDIRNSHGLDIAKKLRDEGATVLLWDPNVHIEIDGFQMVTNLGDALECLDALIFTVRHREFVQLDAVSFSSLVKKMCTPIIIDGWGMFQRFIGDKVVHYAGVGLPENEEDA from the coding sequence ATGTCAAAAGTTTGTGTTATTGGTCTTGGAAAAATAGGTCTACCTTTGGCTTTGCTTCTTGCAAAAGCTAACAACAGAGTAATGGGTGTTGATTCAAATACTGTTATGCTGGCTAATATTAGTAACAGTAATTTGGGTTGGCTGACCAGCGGTAACGAAAAAGAATTGCTTACACAATTGCTTGGTAAGAGTTTTTTCGTGACTTCCAATTTGTCTGCCGCTTTATCTGACTCTGAAACGATCTTTATTGCAATTGGTACCGGGGTAGGTCCAGACGGGGTCCCCGAACTTTCTAATCTTGAAAAACTGTTTGCTAAAATTTCTGTTGACTCCCATAATGTTAGGGGTCGATTGTTCGTACTCAAATCAACTTTGCCGATAGGTACAACACGCAGAATTGCGCATGCTTTAGAGGAGAGCACCGGTCTTAAGTGCGGCGAAGATTTTTTTATGGCGTTTTGTCCTGAACGGGTCCTAGGCGATAGAGCAATCGAAGAGATGGCATCGTTACCAAAAATAATCGGTGGTCTGGATAAGGAAAGTTCTATAAGAGCTGCTTCTATCTATTCAACCATTGGTGGAAAGATAATTGTTTTGAGCAGTCCTGAACGTGCTGAGATGGTGAAGTTATTAGACAATTCTTACAGGCAAACTCTCTTTGCGTTCGCCAATGACTTTGCTTTGTTAGCCGAATTATATGGAATCAACGCTTATGAAGTTATTAAGGCTGCCAATGATAGTTATCCTAGAAATAACATCCCCTTCCCATCTGGAGGAGTAAGTGGATATTGCTTAACAAAGGATCCCCTTTACCTAGAAGCTTCTTTTAAGAAAATTTCTTTACATAGAGGTTTTCCGTCAGTCTGGTTTTTTGCTCGAAAGTCTAATGACTACATGACTATTCACATGATTGATCTGCTGAAAAAGAAACTCGATTTAGTTGGGAAAAAATTGACTGATTCAAAAATTTTGGTTTGTGGTATCACATATAAAGAGAATACTGACGATATACGAAATAGTCATGGTCTTGACATCGCTAAGAAACTTAGAGATGAGGGCGCTACTGTGCTTTTGTGGGATCCAAACGTTCATATTGAAATTGACGGGTTTCAGATGGTCACGAATTTAGGTGATGCGCTGGAGTGCTTAGATGCTCTAATTTTCACGGTAAGGCATCGAGAATTCGTTCAATTGGATGCTGTTTCTTTTTCAAGTTTAGTCAAGAAGATGTGTACCCCTATTATAATTGATGGTTGGGGTATGTTTCAGAGGTTCATCGGTGACAAGGTCGTTCATTACGCTGGCGTCGGGTTGCCAGAAAATGAGGAAGATGCCTGA
- a CDS encoding glycosyltransferase family 4 protein, with amino-acid sequence MRKMPEMKIAQVCPRYEPYIGGVETHVKQISERLVRIGYAVEVLTTDSSGQLPLREEINGVIVRRFKAWSPNESYYFSRHMQRYLVENSKVYDLIHAHSYHAFTTYYAAQAKKGGRLVFTPRYHGGGHTFFRNLLHKPYKLIGKKVLKDSDKIICLSQYEKSLLLSNFKVDERKVLVIPNGVVKSGVTDYRTGAREKNLCKKILCVSRIEKYKGIQYVIKALPKVGKDVHLEIVGKGPYKRDLVNLVHSMGLENEVSFYQGLKEEELVNMRSTASVFVLLSQHEAFGNAVAEALSSTIPCIVANVSALQEWVDNRICYGLEYPIDVGQLANLISVLIEKRVTPTNLYAWDDTVNELTEVYENI; translated from the coding sequence ATGAGGAAGATGCCTGAAATGAAGATAGCTCAAGTATGCCCTAGATATGAACCGTACATAGGGGGAGTCGAGACTCACGTAAAACAGATCAGCGAACGATTAGTAAGGATCGGTTACGCAGTTGAAGTATTGACGACTGATTCTTCGGGTCAGTTGCCATTACGCGAAGAAATCAATGGCGTAATTGTTAGGCGGTTTAAGGCGTGGTCTCCGAATGAATCCTATTATTTTTCTAGACACATGCAAAGATACTTGGTAGAAAACTCAAAAGTATATGATCTAATTCATGCGCACAGTTACCATGCATTCACAACATATTATGCTGCGCAGGCGAAGAAAGGTGGTCGCCTTGTTTTTACACCGCGCTATCATGGAGGTGGACACACTTTCTTCAGAAATTTGCTCCATAAACCTTACAAGCTGATAGGAAAAAAGGTTCTTAAAGATTCGGACAAGATAATTTGCCTGTCCCAGTATGAAAAAAGCTTGTTACTTTCTAATTTCAAAGTAGATGAAAGAAAAGTTTTGGTGATTCCCAACGGTGTCGTTAAAAGTGGGGTCACCGATTATAGAACTGGCGCGAGAGAAAAAAACCTCTGTAAGAAAATTCTTTGCGTATCCAGAATTGAGAAGTATAAGGGAATCCAATATGTAATCAAAGCTCTTCCAAAGGTGGGAAAAGATGTACATTTGGAAATAGTTGGTAAAGGTCCCTACAAGCGTGACTTGGTTAACCTTGTACATTCAATGGGTCTTGAGAATGAGGTAAGTTTCTATCAAGGTCTGAAAGAAGAAGAACTTGTAAATATGCGGTCTACGGCGAGTGTTTTTGTATTGTTATCCCAGCATGAAGCCTTCGGGAATGCAGTTGCTGAAGCTCTATCTTCAACAATTCCTTGTATAGTAGCTAATGTGTCGGCCTTGCAAGAGTGGGTTGATAACAGAATTTGCTATGGGCTAGAATATCCGATTGATGTTGGACAGTTAGCAAACCTGATAAGTGTCTTGATTGAAAAAAGGGTGACTCCTACTAATTTGTATGCATGGGATGATACTGTAAACGAACTTACTGAGGTTTATGAGAACATATGA
- a CDS encoding methyltransferase domain-containing protein, producing the protein MKILCGGAPTGFSGNEWGVMRRFEVLMNFYSLNDKVILDLGCGVGAYSKFAKACNADLVVGFDMNRKYLLKAKSCERINAAGQALTFKDSSFDVVLMVEVLDHLPFEEKAVKEAKRVLKRNGALLITVPNKFFPFETHGMRIMSTEIRNILGIGIPFLSWMPLLLRNKIERARIYTQKRLLNLLREQGLEPVIVDYMMPPLDGMRNQRIASSLRKLLRKAEASAFRYFGCHIIVVAVNI; encoded by the coding sequence ATGAAGATACTTTGTGGAGGCGCACCAACTGGTTTTTCAGGTAATGAATGGGGTGTGATGAGGCGGTTTGAAGTTTTGATGAATTTTTACTCGTTGAACGATAAGGTGATCTTGGATTTAGGCTGTGGAGTTGGTGCATATAGCAAGTTCGCTAAAGCATGTAACGCTGATCTTGTAGTTGGCTTCGATATGAATCGAAAATATCTTTTAAAGGCTAAAAGTTGCGAAAGGATTAATGCTGCTGGACAGGCGCTCACTTTTAAGGATTCAAGTTTTGATGTTGTCTTAATGGTTGAGGTACTTGATCATTTACCCTTTGAGGAAAAAGCCGTAAAGGAAGCAAAGCGTGTCTTAAAAAGGAACGGTGCGTTGTTAATAACCGTTCCTAATAAGTTTTTCCCATTTGAGACTCATGGTATGCGAATAATGTCGACAGAAATAAGGAACATTCTCGGCATAGGCATACCGTTCCTTTCTTGGATGCCTTTGTTGTTAAGAAATAAGATTGAACGTGCAAGAATATATACACAAAAAAGACTGCTGAACTTGCTACGTGAACAAGGGCTTGAGCCTGTAATTGTTGATTACATGATGCCTCCCTTGGATGGAATGCGTAATCAAAGGATTGCGTCTTCTTTAAGAAAACTTTTGCGCAAAGCTGAAGCAAGTGCCTTTAGATATTTTGGGTGTCATATTATTGTTGTAGCTGTAAACATTTAA
- a CDS encoding polysaccharide pyruvyl transferase family protein → MSVSKISLNLCVSCEICYVACPQGAITMEYKCGQFLPRIDESKCNDCGFCMKVCPGISQNLKFRENTRFEEDLTGSFQKIYSACCQDQNIRRNSASGGVITQLIVKLLEAGEYAGAFVLQFDTFTGSPARLKLTKEIDVVLNAAKSKYIPASVYNVIKTLEKERRPNYIIVGTPCQILGIKKYVSYKNISCENLLFLGLFCDSTLNFNIVRYLEDGYSKRTEKLIKFDFKNKEVGGWPGHTKLYLDSNRKVIVHRNERIKVKKFFQLERCLYCSDKLNQLADISLGDCYIKWCQLPESSTVIVRTSKGKKVFDKYADLFNLIELNMEAVTNSQEISLKKKNLEFSKSMINENGFFLGGYSGQIEEKTKKDLLKLKKYVEFGQKYKIRKMKLSNLLFGAKFYFELFKDVIKIAAIFFSFFSNRGNTLKTRGGRKGKNVIIIGGDLSENMGAHAMTFVVVDQVKRRFPDKDVYLFSTSTFEKDASKKSLFAFKIMPWGFGTRLNLLSSFYPLKRERLSDVWITQLNYQDNLRAIIENAAFFIDVSGYSLFSNKFSSFLSFNICSYSYLLNIVVAKKFGIPFYVFPQSFGPFDYPLWEKLLLYPLMWKYLKYPTKIFAREHEGMTYLRKFTCKNVEKKSDLVLVAGEYDQCNIFNKQISSSVMTIPKNSVGIIPNMKLVKRVGSVKVFCVYDSLIKKLVDSGKRIFLLSHAQMDLSLCQEIKKRYCNEDNVQLITGDLNVLDVEQIISQFDFIIASRYHSIILAYKNGVPVLTMGWATKYFELMKDFNQIDYFFDFRKVIENDAIIKSLNKLIENHEFERVIIKSKIDQLEKNTAFNALNID, encoded by the coding sequence ATGAGTGTCTCGAAAATTTCGCTTAATTTGTGTGTCTCATGTGAGATTTGTTATGTCGCTTGTCCTCAGGGGGCCATTACAATGGAGTATAAATGTGGGCAGTTCCTTCCCAGAATTGATGAATCAAAGTGCAACGATTGTGGTTTTTGTATGAAAGTTTGCCCCGGAATTAGTCAAAACTTGAAATTTAGAGAAAACACTCGGTTTGAAGAAGATTTAACTGGCTCCTTTCAGAAAATTTATTCTGCTTGTTGTCAGGATCAAAATATTAGACGTAACTCGGCGAGCGGTGGAGTTATTACACAATTAATTGTTAAGCTGCTGGAGGCGGGTGAGTACGCTGGCGCCTTCGTTCTTCAGTTTGATACTTTTACTGGCTCTCCTGCCAGACTCAAATTAACTAAAGAGATTGACGTTGTCTTAAATGCTGCAAAATCTAAGTACATCCCAGCGTCTGTCTATAACGTGATTAAAACTTTGGAGAAAGAACGCCGTCCCAATTATATCATCGTGGGTACCCCTTGTCAAATATTAGGTATCAAAAAATATGTTAGTTACAAAAATATAAGCTGCGAGAATCTTCTCTTTCTTGGATTATTCTGCGACAGTACATTGAACTTCAATATAGTCCGTTATCTCGAGGATGGGTATTCTAAACGGACTGAGAAATTAATAAAATTTGATTTTAAGAACAAAGAGGTTGGTGGGTGGCCAGGTCACACAAAGCTATATTTAGATTCGAACAGAAAAGTTATAGTTCATAGAAATGAACGAATTAAAGTTAAAAAATTCTTTCAGCTAGAACGATGCCTCTATTGTTCAGACAAACTAAATCAGTTAGCTGACATATCATTGGGTGATTGCTACATAAAGTGGTGTCAATTACCCGAAAGTTCAACAGTTATAGTGAGAACTTCTAAGGGAAAAAAAGTTTTCGATAAATATGCTGATCTGTTCAATTTAATCGAATTGAATATGGAGGCAGTCACAAATTCTCAAGAGATTTCTTTGAAAAAAAAGAATTTAGAATTCTCAAAGTCAATGATTAATGAGAACGGTTTCTTTTTAGGTGGTTACTCAGGTCAAATTGAGGAAAAAACTAAAAAAGATCTTTTGAAACTGAAAAAATATGTTGAGTTTGGGCAAAAGTATAAAATTCGGAAGATGAAGCTCTCAAACCTTTTGTTTGGTGCGAAATTTTATTTTGAACTTTTTAAAGACGTAATAAAAATTGCTGCAATTTTTTTTTCTTTTTTCAGTAACAGGGGTAATACTCTCAAAACAAGAGGTGGTCGAAAAGGCAAAAACGTGATTATTATTGGAGGGGATTTATCCGAGAATATGGGTGCGCATGCAATGACTTTTGTCGTAGTGGACCAGGTGAAGAGAAGGTTTCCTGATAAAGATGTTTATTTATTTTCTACTAGCACTTTTGAGAAAGATGCGTCGAAAAAAAGCTTATTCGCCTTCAAAATCATGCCTTGGGGCTTTGGAACTAGGTTAAATCTGCTTAGCTCTTTTTATCCTCTGAAAAGAGAGCGTTTATCAGACGTTTGGATAACACAACTTAATTATCAGGATAACCTGAGAGCGATAATAGAAAATGCTGCTTTTTTTATTGATGTGAGCGGATACAGCTTATTCTCCAATAAGTTTAGCTCTTTTCTATCTTTTAATATATGCTCCTATAGCTATTTATTGAATATAGTTGTTGCCAAGAAGTTCGGTATTCCATTTTATGTTTTTCCACAATCTTTTGGGCCGTTTGATTATCCGTTGTGGGAAAAGTTGCTCCTCTATCCCTTAATGTGGAAATACCTTAAATATCCGACAAAGATTTTCGCTAGGGAGCATGAAGGTATGACATATCTGAGAAAGTTTACGTGTAAAAATGTGGAAAAAAAGAGTGATTTAGTTTTAGTTGCTGGAGAATACGACCAGTGTAATATATTTAATAAGCAAATTAGTTCATCTGTTATGACAATTCCTAAAAATTCTGTAGGTATAATTCCCAATATGAAGCTTGTAAAACGTGTTGGCTCTGTAAAAGTTTTCTGTGTATATGATTCCTTAATTAAAAAATTAGTTGATTCTGGTAAGAGAATTTTTCTACTATCGCATGCTCAAATGGATCTGTCGTTGTGTCAGGAAATAAAGAAACGATATTGTAATGAGGATAACGTTCAGCTAATTACTGGTGACTTAAATGTACTGGATGTAGAGCAGATAATATCACAATTTGATTTTATAATTGCATCGCGTTATCATTCTATTATACTTGCTTACAAGAATGGTGTTCCCGTTCTCACAATGGGGTGGGCAACAAAATACTTCGAGTTGATGAAAGATTTCAATCAAATAGACTACTTTTTCGATTTCAGAAAGGTCATTGAAAACGATGCTATTATTAAAAGTTTGAATAAATTGATTGAAAACCACGAATTTGAACGAGTTATCATAAAATCAAAAATAGATCAATTGGAGAAGAATACGGCTTTTAATGCTTTAAATATTGATTAA